One part of the Parasphingorhabdus sp. SCSIO 66989 genome encodes these proteins:
- a CDS encoding response regulator, giving the protein MTDPNPDAHKPHILLVDDDQDLRESVADYLSGHDFRVTAAAHAGEARTLLRTALYDLALLDVMMPGEDGLSLCRHLADKGDMPVIMLTARGEATDRIIGLEIGADDYVTKPFDPRELVARIRTVLRRVERAGRYAQEERIAGFSFDGWVLDSVKRSLTDPEGALVPLSSAEYKMLDVFVRHPRQVLNRDQLLDMVQGREAHLFDRAVDNQVSRLRKKIEADSRDPQLIQTVRGGGYMLAANVTTMGEHG; this is encoded by the coding sequence ATGACCGACCCAAATCCCGATGCCCATAAGCCGCATATCCTGCTCGTCGATGATGATCAGGATTTGCGCGAATCTGTCGCGGACTATCTTTCCGGGCATGATTTCCGCGTCACAGCAGCAGCCCATGCCGGTGAGGCGCGGACGTTGCTGCGCACCGCGCTCTATGATCTGGCGCTGCTTGATGTGATGATGCCGGGCGAGGATGGCCTGAGCCTATGCCGCCATTTGGCGGACAAAGGCGATATGCCGGTGATTATGTTGACCGCGCGCGGTGAGGCCACCGACCGGATCATCGGGCTAGAAATTGGTGCCGATGACTATGTTACCAAGCCGTTTGACCCGCGCGAGCTGGTGGCGCGTATCCGCACGGTGTTGCGCCGGGTCGAGCGCGCCGGGCGCTATGCCCAGGAAGAACGCATTGCCGGGTTCAGCTTTGATGGCTGGGTGCTCGACAGTGTCAAACGCTCTTTGACCGATCCTGAAGGTGCATTGGTGCCGTTATCATCGGCGGAGTATAAAATGCTCGACGTGTTTGTCCGTCACCCGCGTCAGGTGCTCAATCGTGACCAGCTGCTTGACATGGTGCAGGGCCGCGAGGCGCATCTGTTTGACCGTGCGGTGGACAATCAGGTCAGCCGATTGCGCAAGAAAATTGAAGCGGATAGCCGCGACCCGCAACTGATCCAGACGGTGCGCGGCGGCGGCTATATGCTGGCAGCGAATGTCACCACCATGGGCGAGCACGGGTGA
- a CDS encoding sensor histidine kinase — translation MSEASAEQRRFRLWPRSLIGQVCAAVAIALLAAQLFNAVLLYRGQQVQRDVQLVNALGVRIVTTTERLNEARERRAVRMRRRGFTEEEIADENEQFPRFRRRAFRRGITLEDNPPDIAEMELQPTLTKRLSDLLDGYEIAHAKLAVYYDDRPRLPPADAIAPPMLSDTGRVMAVLQRPDGQWLATRVPAPPSIWRITGWLIVQTLLLYIVLLATIIFVARRITRPLAQLTEGVRDFGDTQRHEPIAPSGPDDVAGLTEAFNRMSSRIGAMLDEKDVMLGAIGHDLKTPLAALRVRVESVQDEKLRTRMVASIDDLNRSLEDMLALARIGHDVQPPQPVNIAALLDTIADEFSDLGKDVELVNVSRLVAPVHITWMRRAVRNLVSNAVRYGERARVYLHLEGKEAIIRIDDDGPGIPEEELPHIFNAFYRLEKSRNTVTGGTGLGLTLARAIAEQHKGALTLNNRIDQSGVIIGLSAELRFSVS, via the coding sequence GTGAGCGAGGCGAGCGCCGAGCAACGGCGCTTCAGGCTATGGCCACGCAGCCTGATTGGCCAGGTGTGTGCGGCGGTGGCGATTGCGCTGCTGGCTGCACAGCTGTTTAACGCGGTGCTGCTCTATCGCGGCCAGCAGGTGCAGCGCGATGTGCAGCTGGTCAATGCGCTCGGTGTGCGGATTGTCACCACCACAGAGCGGCTCAATGAAGCGCGAGAGCGACGGGCAGTGCGTATGCGACGGCGTGGCTTTACCGAAGAAGAAATCGCTGATGAAAATGAACAATTCCCGCGTTTTCGCCGCCGCGCTTTCCGGCGCGGTATCACGCTGGAGGACAATCCACCCGATATTGCGGAAATGGAGCTGCAGCCGACATTGACCAAAAGGCTGTCCGATTTGCTCGATGGCTATGAGATCGCGCATGCCAAGCTTGCCGTCTATTATGATGATCGCCCCAGGCTGCCACCCGCGGATGCTATCGCGCCACCAATGCTTTCGGATACGGGTCGGGTGATGGCGGTGTTGCAGCGCCCCGATGGCCAATGGCTTGCCACCCGCGTACCGGCACCGCCCAGTATTTGGCGCATAACTGGCTGGCTGATCGTTCAGACGCTGCTGCTCTATATTGTTTTGCTAGCAACGATCATATTTGTGGCGCGGCGGATCACCCGACCCTTGGCACAGCTTACCGAGGGCGTGCGGGATTTTGGGGACACCCAGCGGCATGAGCCGATCGCGCCCTCTGGCCCCGATGATGTTGCCGGCCTCACCGAAGCGTTTAACCGCATGAGCAGCCGCATTGGCGCGATGCTGGATGAAAAGGACGTGATGCTGGGTGCTATTGGACATGATCTCAAGACACCTTTGGCCGCCCTTCGGGTGCGGGTGGAGTCAGTTCAGGATGAGAAATTGCGCACCCGCATGGTCGCCAGTATCGATGACCTTAACCGCTCGCTGGAGGATATGCTGGCACTCGCCCGCATTGGCCATGACGTGCAGCCGCCGCAACCGGTCAATATCGCGGCTTTGCTTGATACCATCGCTGATGAATTTTCCGATCTCGGCAAAGACGTCGAGTTGGTGAATGTCTCGCGATTGGTGGCACCAGTGCATATTACCTGGATGCGCCGTGCGGTGCGCAATCTGGTGAGCAATGCGGTGCGCTATGGTGAAAGGGCGAGAGTGTATCTGCACCTTGAAGGCAAAGAGGCGATTATCCGCATTGACGATGATGGCCCGGGCATTCCCGAGGAAGAATTGCCGCATATCTTCAATGCCTTCTACCGGCTTGAAAAGTCACGCAATACAGTCACTGGCGGCACCGGCCTGGGGCTGACATTGGCGCGTGCGATCGCCGAGCAGCATAAAGGGGCGTTGACCCTCAACAATCGCATTGATCAAAGTGGAGTAATTATCGGCCTCAGCGCAGAACTGCGCTTTTCGGTTTCCTAG